In Deferrivibrio essentukiensis, the genomic stretch TTCTCACTTTTTGCTTCTTCAAAACCGGACGGTTTGGAATGGTCCATTTACAGAATATTAGGAAGAGAGTCAGAACCTGAATCGGTAAAAGGTATCTTTCACGAGATGGCATCAGTTGTTCAGAATAAAATATCCATACTGCCGGATTATAATTTTGGTGGCGGAGAATCATTTTTAGGGACTTCAATTGCAGGAATTACAGGGGCGGTATTAACATTAATTGTCGCCGCATCAATCGGATATGCGGTCAATAAAATGAGCAAATAAAACATTGACAACCATAGAAAGCAAACTACATAACCTTATTAAGTTTGACAACCTCTCCGGTGCCAATTATTTTTTAAACAAAATCAATCCGCTTGCGAAACTGATTGTATTTGCAATTTTCATAATTTCCTTGATAAGTATAAATAAATACGACTTTATAAAAACAATACTTTTTACTTCTTTTGTAATAGCCCTCATAAATACTTCGCCATTAAAATTTTCAACCGTAATCAAATTTTGCCTGGTATTGAGCCCGATAATCTTTTTTTTCATAATATTTAACCCTATTTTTGATACAAATAAAACTTTATTTTTAGGACACAAAATTAATGCTGGCTATATTTCGGCAACAACTACCTTCATAAAATTTTTTAACACAACTTCCGTTTCACTTTTAATTGTCAGTAGCACCAAGTTTTTTGAACTTGCAAATGCCCTTTACAAGCTAAAAATACCAAGATTTATCACTCTTCAACTTATTCTTATGTACAGATTTATTTTTCTTTTTATAAGTGACGTAATAAATACGATAGAGTCTATAAAAAGCAGGTCATTCACTATACAGGCAGTCAGGTGGAGTGACCTAAAAAGGATATTTGCCACATTTTTTGTAAGAGCGGTTTATCGAAGTGAGGATGTTTATACATCTATGCTCTCCAAAGGATTTGAACCGGAAAAAATTAACAGTGAAAATCCATTTACGCCAAAGGATTTTCTTTTTATCACAATTTCATTAGGATATATTATATTGCTGAGGTTAATTTAGATGAGCCACCATTTTATCAAAATACAGGATTTAAATTTTGAGTATTCTGACGGAACAAAGGCGCTTGAGCATATCAATCTTTATGTTACTCACGGAGAGTCGATTGCAATCTTGGGCTCAAACGGTGCAGGAAAATCAACACTTCTCAAGCATTTAAACGGAACCCTATTGCCGACAAACGGAGAGGTTAATATCGGAGGGATAACTGCCACAAAAAAAACATTACAGAAAATACGCTCCGCGGTAGGGATAGTTTTCCAAAATACTGACAATCAGCTTTTTATGCCAACTGTATTTGAAAATGTTGCATTCGGCCCGAGAAATTTTGGACTGGAGGGGGAGCATCTCAAAGAGACAGTGGAAAAGGCGCTGACGGACGTGGGTGCCATTCATCTTTCAAACAAACACCCTTTCAGGCTTTCCGGAGGGGAAAAAAGAAAGGTATGTATAGCTTCTGTTTTGGCGTGCAATCCCGAAATATTGGTGCTTGATGAACCTACAGCCGAAGTTGACCCTAAAGGTTTAAAAGATATCGTGACCCTTTTGAATAGCTTTAGCCACACAAAAGTTATCTCTACACATAATTTAAAGTTTGCTACTGCAGTTTGTAAAAGAGGGGTTGTTTTAAAACGAGGAAAAGTTATATTTGACGGTGAGATGAGTGAATTGATGAAAAATGTCGAGCTTTTAAAAGAAGCAGAAATCTTGGAAGAGTACTGAAATGAGTTTTGTTTTTGGCCCTGTACCATCAAGAAGATTGGGGGTATCACTTGGCATTGACATTGTCCCCAGAAAATACTGCACACTTGACTGCATCTATTGCGAGGTCTGCAAAACAGATAATCTTACCATAGAGCAGGAAGATTATTACGATATCAATGAAATTATAAACGAGGTTAAAGAAAAATATTTGCCGTTAAAGGATAGTCTTGATGTAGTAACAATCACAGGCTCCGGAGAGCCGACACTCAACAAATCAATTGATGTAATTGTCAAAAAACTCAAAACATTTGTCACACATCCTATTGCCCTTTTAACCAACTCAACCCTTTTTTATGATGAGGAAGTTAGGCAAAAGGTAAAAATTTTTGACATTATTGTCCCAAGCCTTGATGCCGCCAACGAGAAAATTTTTAAAAAGATAAACAAACCGTCAAAAGAAATCAATTTCAGCAGGATGATTGAAGGCTTAATTACCTTCTCAAATGAGTATCGAGGGAAGCTTATTCTGGAAATACTGCTGCTTGAAGGGGTCAATGAGCATCAAGAACATTTAGATCAATTAGTCGAAATTATAAAAAATATGAAATATGATATTGTGCAGCTAAATACAGCTTTTAGGCCTACTGCATATAAAAATGTCAAAAGATTAGATGATATCCAGCTTTTGGATATAGCGCTTTTTTTCAACGAAAAAGGGGTAAAGGTAGAGCCCGTCAAAAATTTTATTTCCAAAAATATTCCGAAAAATATCATGAATGATATATTTAATAAAATGTTAAATATGAGGCCATTAAGCGAAAATGACATAGTAGAACTCTTCGGCGAAGCTTTTCTAAAAAATTTGAGTCAAAATACTTCTCTTGAAATTTTTAAATATAACGGCGAAACTTTTTTTAAAAAAATTTGAATTCTGTGTTATAATTCAATTAAGTTGACTGGATCTTTAATTTGGTGTAAATTAGAATTAATATAAAATAGGAGGAGCAAATGATTACAAAAAAAGTTGCAGATGCACTTAGAAATCAGCTAAAAAACGAATTGGAATCTTCATACCTTTACCTTTCAATGTCAGCTTGGGCCGCAGGGAAGGGCTTGAAAGGGTTTTCAAATTGGTTTTATGTACAGGCAAAGGAAGAGATGTACCACTTCTTCAAATTTTACCATTATCTGCTTGATCAAGGGGAAAAGGTGGAGTTACCGGCAGTAGCAAAGCCAAAAAGCGAATTTTCTTCACCACTTGAAGCAATGAGGGAAACTTTGCAGCATGAACAGTTTATTACTAAATCCATAAACGAACTAGTCGATGTAGCATTAAGCGAAAAAGATCATGCCACAAATGCATTTTTACAGTGGTTTATATCTGAGCAGGTTGAAGAAGAAGCTTCGGTAGGTGAAATATTAGACCAGCTTGAGCTAATCGGTGAAAACGGCAACGGAATCTTTATGATTGATAAAGAGCTTGGTCAAAGGACTTTTGTAACACCAACAGATTTAGCATTATAGAGCATTTTAAAAAGGCTCTTTTTATTTTAATGTTGGAGCAAAAGCATGAAAATAATTGGTTTAATCATTTGTCTTGTTTTATCCTTTTTTACTGTTTCATTTGCGGAATTTTCAAAATCTCCTACCAATAACCCTACCCTTTTACAGCAAGGGGAAGAAAAGCACTGGTGTCCAATATGCGGAATGAGTTTGAAGGGTTTTTATAAAACTAACCATGCAGTAAAGTTAAAAGATGGTAATTATAAGCAGTATTGCTCTATCAGGTGTCTTGCCTTCGACTATGAAACTATTAAAGACAACATCGAAAGTATAAAGGTAGTAGACATAAAATCTGACAAATTTATAGATGCCTATAAAGCTTATTATGTTGTGGGGAGCAAAATTCCGGGCACAATGTCAACTGTCAGCAAACTTGGGTTTGAAAAAAAAGAGGATGCGGAAGAATTTGTTAAAACATATGGCGGTGAAATAAAGAGCTTCAACGATACATTTAAGCTTTCTCGTGAATCATTAAACAATGACATAGTCTTTTTTATAAAGAAAAAAGAGACGATGATGTATCCCGTTGGAGAAAAAGTATATAATTCTGTATGTAAACCGATAGATTTTACAAAATACAAAAGGATAAACAAACTTAAGGCAGCTATTAAATTTGAAAAGCTATGCGGAGATATAGATGAAAAAAAAGCTCAGGCTGTTGCGCTATATCTTTGGGAAGTAAAAAGATTTGAAAATAACAAGGAAGCTCAAATAGTAATAAAAAACGATGAAAAGTGCCCTGTATGCGGGATGTTTGTCTACAAATACCCTAATTGGGCTGCTGAAATTGAAGTTGAAAATGGACATTTTGTGTTTGATGGCGTAAAAGATATGATGAAGTTTTATTTTACTCCACAAAAATATAAAGAAGGTCTCAAGCAAAGTGATTTTATAAAAATTGCCGTAACAGA encodes the following:
- a CDS encoding energy-coupling factor transporter transmembrane component T family protein; its protein translation is MTTIESKLHNLIKFDNLSGANYFLNKINPLAKLIVFAIFIISLISINKYDFIKTILFTSFVIALINTSPLKFSTVIKFCLVLSPIIFFFIIFNPIFDTNKTLFLGHKINAGYISATTTFIKFFNTTSVSLLIVSSTKFFELANALYKLKIPRFITLQLILMYRFIFLFISDVINTIESIKSRSFTIQAVRWSDLKRIFATFFVRAVYRSEDVYTSMLSKGFEPEKINSENPFTPKDFLFITISLGYIILLRLI
- a CDS encoding energy-coupling factor ABC transporter ATP-binding protein, with product MSHHFIKIQDLNFEYSDGTKALEHINLYVTHGESIAILGSNGAGKSTLLKHLNGTLLPTNGEVNIGGITATKKTLQKIRSAVGIVFQNTDNQLFMPTVFENVAFGPRNFGLEGEHLKETVEKALTDVGAIHLSNKHPFRLSGGEKRKVCIASVLACNPEILVLDEPTAEVDPKGLKDIVTLLNSFSHTKVISTHNLKFATAVCKRGVVLKRGKVIFDGEMSELMKNVELLKEAEILEEY
- a CDS encoding radical SAM protein, with translation MSFVFGPVPSRRLGVSLGIDIVPRKYCTLDCIYCEVCKTDNLTIEQEDYYDINEIINEVKEKYLPLKDSLDVVTITGSGEPTLNKSIDVIVKKLKTFVTHPIALLTNSTLFYDEEVRQKVKIFDIIVPSLDAANEKIFKKINKPSKEINFSRMIEGLITFSNEYRGKLILEILLLEGVNEHQEHLDQLVEIIKNMKYDIVQLNTAFRPTAYKNVKRLDDIQLLDIALFFNEKGVKVEPVKNFISKNIPKNIMNDIFNKMLNMRPLSENDIVELFGEAFLKNLSQNTSLEIFKYNGETFFKKI
- a CDS encoding ferritin → MITKKVADALRNQLKNELESSYLYLSMSAWAAGKGLKGFSNWFYVQAKEEMYHFFKFYHYLLDQGEKVELPAVAKPKSEFSSPLEAMRETLQHEQFITKSINELVDVALSEKDHATNAFLQWFISEQVEEEASVGEILDQLELIGENGNGIFMIDKELGQRTFVTPTDLAL
- a CDS encoding nitrous oxide reductase accessory protein NosL, yielding MKIIGLIICLVLSFFTVSFAEFSKSPTNNPTLLQQGEEKHWCPICGMSLKGFYKTNHAVKLKDGNYKQYCSIRCLAFDYETIKDNIESIKVVDIKSDKFIDAYKAYYVVGSKIPGTMSTVSKLGFEKKEDAEEFVKTYGGEIKSFNDTFKLSRESLNNDIVFFIKKKETMMYPVGEKVYNSVCKPIDFTKYKRINKLKAAIKFEKLCGDIDEKKAQAVALYLWEVKRFENNKEAQIVIKNDEKCPVCGMFVYKYPNWAAEIEVENGHFVFDGVKDMMKFYFTPQKYKEGLKQSDFIKIAVTDYYTLKSINGKNAFYVLGSRIYGPMGKELIPFATHNDAKAFMEDYGGSKILRFDEITADIVKSLDE